From a region of the Rhodococcus sp. 4CII genome:
- a CDS encoding SRPBCC family protein — protein MTTADAIQIYAVYIKATPEAIWDAITKPEWSQQYGYGGLVDYDLRSGGAFRAHADEAMKAYPGVPDVIIDGEVIESDPPKKLVQTWRMLMDADNVEGFTTLTYEIAQSSRPGVAKLTVTHDLTNAPGVAELVAGRRESEGAGGGWNEVLSGLKSLLETGRPMVDWG, from the coding sequence ATGACAACCGCCGACGCAATCCAGATCTACGCCGTGTACATCAAGGCGACACCGGAGGCGATCTGGGACGCCATCACCAAACCCGAGTGGTCGCAGCAGTACGGGTACGGCGGCCTGGTCGATTACGACCTCCGGTCGGGCGGCGCCTTCCGCGCCCACGCCGACGAGGCGATGAAGGCATACCCGGGTGTGCCCGACGTGATCATCGACGGCGAGGTGATCGAATCCGATCCGCCGAAGAAGCTGGTCCAGACGTGGCGGATGCTGATGGACGCCGACAACGTGGAGGGATTCACCACCCTCACCTACGAGATCGCGCAGTCGAGCAGGCCGGGTGTCGCGAAACTGACTGTCACCCACGACCTCACCAACGCACCGGGTGTGGCCGAGCTGGTGGCGGGCAGGAGGGAGTCCGAGGGTGCGGGCGGTGGCTGGAACGAGGTGCTCAGCGGACTGAAGTCGCTGCTCGAGACGGGGCGGCCGATGGTCGACTGGGGCTGA
- a CDS encoding helix-turn-helix transcriptional regulator → MDDDHVFKALADPTRRLILDRLFAHDGQTLTELESQVAMTRFGVMKHLRVLEDAGLVVTRRSGREKLHYLNPVPIQLIHNRWIDKYTERHTSALAQLKSELEEEK, encoded by the coding sequence ATGGACGACGATCACGTCTTCAAGGCGCTGGCAGATCCCACCCGCCGCCTGATTCTCGACCGATTGTTCGCCCACGATGGTCAGACGCTCACCGAACTCGAATCGCAGGTCGCGATGACGCGATTCGGGGTCATGAAACATCTGCGCGTACTCGAAGACGCGGGGCTCGTCGTCACGCGCCGCTCCGGCCGGGAGAAGTTGCACTATCTCAACCCCGTGCCGATACAGCTGATCCACAACCGGTGGATCGACAAGTACACCGAGCGTCACACCTCGGCGCTCGCTCAGCTGAAATCCGAACTGGAGGAAGAGAAATGA